The Primulina huaijiensis isolate GDHJ02 chromosome 17, ASM1229523v2, whole genome shotgun sequence genome window below encodes:
- the LOC140962405 gene encoding uncharacterized protein isoform X1 has translation MQRTTSYGKLLTRNRGFCSKSGDEKIVASVLFERLPVVIPKIDPVVYAFQEFSFRWRQQYLREYPEAFLKKSDARGKGDYQIDYTPASRITEADENNDKRSLQRALDQRLYLLLYGTANGSTGNPVWHFPEKVYESEQTLRRCAESALKSVLGDLSHTYFVGNAPMGHMIIQPPENNQDTPSLKRFFFKSQVIATNKLNIGKCEDFVWVTKDELLNYFPVHAEYLNKMIIS, from the exons ATGCAGAGAACGACATCGTATGGGAAGCTGCTGACAAGAAATCGAGGGTTTTGTTCCAAGAGTGGCGATGAGAAGATCGTAGCGTCTGTGCTGTTTGAGAGGCTTCCGGTTGTCATTCCCAAAATCGACCCCGTTGTCTATGCATTTCAAGAATTCTC GTTCCGATGGAGACAGCAATATCTTCGGGAATACCCTGAAGCTTTCTTGAAAAAATCTGATGCCAG GGGAAAAGGAGATTATCAAATTGACTATACACCAGCTTCACGGATCACTGAGGCTGAcgaaaataatgataaaag GTCACTGCAAAGAGCACTTGATCAGAGACTCTATCTTCTCCTTTATGGTACTGCCAATGGTTCTACGGGGAATCCTGTCTGGCATTTTCCTGAAAAGGTTTATGAGTCTGAACAGACACTACGCAGG TGTGCAGAATCTGCCTTAAAATCTGTGCTAGGAGATCTTTCCCATACATATTTTGTTGGAAATGCTCCAATGGGGCATATGATCATACAACCTCCGGAGAATAATCAGGACACTCCTTCTCTTAAG CGATTCTTTTTTAAATCTCAAGTGATTGCTACAAACAAGTTAAATATAGGAAAATGCGAAGATTTTGTCTGGGTGACAAAGGATGAACTACTAAATTATTTTCCGGTGCATGCCGAATACCTTAACAAGATGATAATCAGCTGA
- the LOC140962898 gene encoding golgin candidate 4-like, with amino-acid sequence MWSSVATLKESLSKIAQDVHEEDDDELSLYTPPRDRLENDNGVYGRRISRNFNRSGSPMHSPITNGFDSPYDHEIERYKSDIKRLKESEAEIKALSVNYAALLKEKEDQISKLTEENGSLKQNLLTTNSALNAAKTVPKGNGDLSSNRHNKAAAKIRSAGSSQTNGVVTKQDGQSNGTTSTDAKELTDMTEENRAVVKATHETQMKQLVTQLEKERDKLASLQLMLQDEKKLNGSFQQDLISLKRQNDEMSKELNDTHEELNRKISDIERLKMELHRSDREETNDTVEKLKTVISSLENEKIIIKKEKDELKAALKANHSSLLHQNIPGDIDSSNKHPSSSNEAFSHKEEIVRSMQKLEKDLNETRRERDKTVKELRRLKQHLLEKESEESEKMDEDNKIIVELREANEYQRVQILQLEKALKQAVGSQEEIKMSNINELKKSKEIIDELNRKLTSCRSTIDAKNVEVLNLQTALGQYYAEIEAKERLQQELSMAKEESARLSEMLKEAHQQTEASKRGKEEILGKLLQAERAVEERNNRVKKLEEDNDKLRRALEQSMTRLNRMSVDSDFLVDRRIVIKLLVTYFQRNHSKEVLDLMVRMLGFSDEDKQRIGIAQQGAGKGVVRGVLGLPSRLVGGILGGSSAEASTAMSDDQSFADLWVDFLLKENEEKEKRETNNESERDQHEGSPKATHTNLHLPNYNRGNSSTLSNTARPSSYINQNQVLPSFHGNFLHREPSSDSEFSTVPLTSSETIFRT; translated from the exons ATTGAACGATACAAATCAGATATTAAAAGACTTAAGGAATCTGAGGCAGAAATCAAAGCTTTATCAGTTAATTATGCGGCTTTATTGAAGGAAAAAGAG GATCAGATTTCAAAGCTGACTGAAGAAAATGGCTCATTGAAACAAAATCTCCTTACGACAAACTCTGCTCTAAATGCAGCTAAAACTGTGCCTAAG GGGAATGGCGATCTTTCTTCAAATCGCCATAATAAAGCTGCAGCAAAGATCCGTTCTGCTGGAAGCTCACAAACCAAtggtgttgtcacaaaacaggATGGACAAAGCAATGGAACCACTTCGACAGATGCAAAA GAACTCACAGATATGACGGAAGAAAATAGGGCAGTGGTGAAAGCAACTCATGAAACACAAATGAAACAACTGGTGACACAACTTGAGAAAGAACGCGACAAATTGGCAAGTTTGCAGTTAATGTTACAAG atgagaagaAGTTGAACGGGTCTTTTCAGCAAGATCTGATCTCATTAAAAaggcaaaatgatgaa ATGTCAAAAGAGTTGAACGACACACATGAAGAGCTGAACCGGAAGATATCAGATATAGAACGATTGAAAATGGAGTTGCATAGAAGTGACAGAGAAGAAACCAATGACACAGTAGAGAAATTGAAAACTGTCATTTCCTCTTTAGAGAATGAAAAGATTATTATAAAG AAAGAAAAAGATGAGTTAAAGGCTGCTTTGAAGGCAAATCATTCTTCTCTGTTGCACCAAAACATACCTGGTGATATAGACTCTTCAAACAAGCATCCCAGTAGCTCGAATGAG GCATTTTCCCACAAGGAAGAAATAGTGCGATCTATGCAGAAGCTGGAGAAAGATTTAAATGAAACACGCCGAGAAAGGGATAAAACGGTAAAAGAATTGAGACGCCTTAAGCAGCACTTGCTGGAAAAG GAATCCGAGGAGTCAGAGAAGATGGATGAGGACAATAAAATCATTGTGGAACTGCGAGAAGCCAATGAATATCAAAGAGTTCAAATATTACAATTGGAGAAAGCTCTGAAGCAGGCAGTTGGAAGTCAGGAAGAAATTAAAATGTCCAATATTAATGAACTTAAGAAGTCTAAGGAAATTATAGACGAGCTTAATAGAAAATTGACTAGCTGTAGGAGCACTATAGATGCAAAGAATGTGGAAGTTCTGAACCTGCAAACTGCCCTTGGCCAGTATTATGCTGAAATTGAAGCTAAG GAACGTCTTCAGCAGGAGTTGTCCATGGCTAAAGAAGAATCAGCTCGACTTTCTGAGATGTTGAAG GAAGCGCACCAACAAACAGAAGCATCAAAAAGGGGGAAGGAAGAGATATTAGGGAAGCTTTTGCAAGCTGAAAGAGCGGTTGAGGAAAGAAATAACAGAGTTAAGAAGCTTGAGGAGGATAATGACAAACTGCGGCGAGCTCTCGAGCAAAGCATGACAAGGCTAAACCGAATGTCTGTGGACTCTGATTTTCTTGTTGACAG GCGCATTGTAATTAAATTACTGGTGACatatttccagagaaatcacaGCAAAGAG GTTCTCGATCTAATGGTTCGCATGCTGGGATTTTCTGATGAAGACAAGCAAAGGATAGGCATTGCTCAGCAAGGAGCTGGCAAAGGTGTAGTCCGGGGTGTGCTGGGTCTTCCTAGTCGACTAGTTGGGGGCATCTTGGGTGGCAGCTCTGCTGAAGCTTCTACTGCAATGTCAGACGACCAG TCATTCGCAGATCTATGGGTGGATTTTCTActtaaagaaaatgaagaaaaagaaaaaagggaGACTAACAATGAATCGGAGCGAGATCAACACGAAGGAAGTCCCAAAGCCACACACACAAATTTACATCTACCCAATTATAATAGAGGGAATTCCTCCACTCTGTCAAATACGGCAAGACCAAGCTCTTACATCAACCAAAACCAAGTGCTCCCTTCGTTTCATGGAAATTTCTTGCATCGCGAACCTTCTTCTGATTCAGAGTTTTCTACTGTTCCTCTAACCTCATCAGAAACAATTTTCAGAACTTAA
- the LOC140962405 gene encoding large ribosomal subunit protein mL46-like isoform X2 has protein sequence MQRTTSYGKLLTRNRGFCSKSGDEKIVASVLFERLPVVIPKIDPVVYAFQEFSFRWRQQYLREYPEAFLKKSDARGKGDYQIDYTPASRITEADENNDKRSLQRALDQRLYLLLYGTANGSTGNPVWHFPEKVYESEQTLRRCAESALKSVLGDLSHTYFVGNAPMGHMIIQPPENNQDTPSLKENAKILSG, from the exons ATGCAGAGAACGACATCGTATGGGAAGCTGCTGACAAGAAATCGAGGGTTTTGTTCCAAGAGTGGCGATGAGAAGATCGTAGCGTCTGTGCTGTTTGAGAGGCTTCCGGTTGTCATTCCCAAAATCGACCCCGTTGTCTATGCATTTCAAGAATTCTC GTTCCGATGGAGACAGCAATATCTTCGGGAATACCCTGAAGCTTTCTTGAAAAAATCTGATGCCAG GGGAAAAGGAGATTATCAAATTGACTATACACCAGCTTCACGGATCACTGAGGCTGAcgaaaataatgataaaag GTCACTGCAAAGAGCACTTGATCAGAGACTCTATCTTCTCCTTTATGGTACTGCCAATGGTTCTACGGGGAATCCTGTCTGGCATTTTCCTGAAAAGGTTTATGAGTCTGAACAGACACTACGCAGG TGTGCAGAATCTGCCTTAAAATCTGTGCTAGGAGATCTTTCCCATACATATTTTGTTGGAAATGCTCCAATGGGGCATATGATCATACAACCTCCGGAGAATAATCAGGACACTCCTTCTCTTAAG GAAAATGCGAAGATTTTGTCTGGGTGA